Proteins from one Arsenophonus apicola genomic window:
- a CDS encoding ArnT family glycosyltransferase produces MAIINNDSLSKTDIKTLFGFLLFLLIYLLPGIFGHNPWKQDENYSFGIIQTMYETGNWLIPTNAGQPFMEKPPLYYWVATIAVHLFSSWLPMHDAARTASLFFSAVSLSFFIFLARRFFSADSFSDHRIWIALALFASAPGILRHSHDMFTDTALIAGTIIGLYGLLGLIKQGKNLFSTFWLTVGTIITMLSKGVFIPGLIWICLILAPICLKSCRNKRYYCLAIIAGLLSLSLILPWPILLFRDSPELFKVWFWDNNIGRFLGFSVEHLGAKAKAFRIPEAILLFALPSGILAFIFILKQPIKNLTDNRFFLPTCFVLLGVILLQISASGRALYLLPFIAPMALLATHCFCRLPSLIYKIGYYFSLILFSLIIALIWIGYGLSFSTEHHQLLAIFRQWLPSGYQPHFSWLAFLFALAITLIWLVKKRFLADQLALKAAQIWCLGLTVIWGLIFSLFIGWIDYAKGYQNVFADLKQHIASEFLPTDCMVSHEVGESEAPMLYYYTGILHQSQYHYETPPNCRWLLDLSKEVREPPPGMEIFWIGHRPDETKENLVLYKKIEH; encoded by the coding sequence ATGGCAATAATAAATAATGACTCTTTATCTAAAACAGATATAAAAACGCTATTCGGTTTCTTACTGTTTCTGTTGATTTACCTGCTACCAGGTATCTTTGGACATAACCCGTGGAAACAAGATGAAAATTATAGTTTTGGTATCATACAAACTATGTATGAAACAGGTAATTGGCTGATACCAACTAACGCCGGCCAACCTTTCATGGAAAAACCCCCGCTCTATTATTGGGTTGCAACCATTGCTGTTCATCTTTTTTCCTCTTGGTTACCGATGCATGACGCAGCCAGAACTGCCTCGCTATTTTTTTCTGCTGTAAGTCTATCCTTTTTTATTTTTTTAGCCCGCCGTTTTTTCTCTGCTGACAGCTTCTCTGATCATCGCATCTGGATAGCACTAGCCCTATTCGCATCGGCGCCGGGTATATTACGTCATAGCCACGATATGTTTACCGATACCGCATTGATCGCTGGCACTATTATTGGATTATATGGCTTATTAGGCCTCATTAAACAGGGAAAAAATCTCTTTTCCACCTTTTGGTTAACAGTCGGTACCATCATTACTATGTTATCAAAGGGAGTTTTTATCCCCGGCTTAATTTGGATCTGTTTAATTCTGGCCCCAATTTGTTTAAAAAGTTGTCGTAATAAACGCTATTACTGCCTGGCAATTATTGCTGGTCTGCTATCTTTAAGTTTAATTTTACCCTGGCCAATTTTACTTTTTCGTGATAGCCCTGAGCTGTTTAAAGTTTGGTTTTGGGATAATAATATTGGTCGTTTTTTGGGTTTTTCAGTTGAACATTTAGGCGCAAAAGCCAAAGCCTTCCGTATTCCTGAAGCAATACTTCTTTTCGCCTTACCATCAGGTATCTTAGCTTTTATTTTTATCTTGAAACAACCAATAAAAAATCTAACGGATAATAGGTTTTTTTTACCCACCTGCTTTGTATTATTAGGCGTTATCTTATTACAAATTTCAGCCTCTGGCCGTGCGTTATATCTATTACCTTTTATTGCCCCGATGGCATTATTGGCAACCCACTGTTTTTGTCGTTTACCCTCACTAATATATAAAATTGGTTATTACTTTAGTCTAATTTTGTTTTCCCTAATCATTGCGTTGATATGGATTGGCTATGGGTTATCTTTCTCCACTGAACACCACCAATTACTAGCAATCTTTCGTCAATGGTTGCCTAGTGGTTATCAGCCTCATTTTTCTTGGTTAGCCTTTTTATTTGCCTTAGCGATCACCTTAATCTGGTTGGTTAAAAAACGTTTCCTGGCCGACCAATTGGCTTTAAAAGCCGCCCAAATATGGTGTCTGGGATTAACAGTTATCTGGGGATTAATCTTCTCACTCTTTATTGGCTGGATAGATTATGCTAAAGGTTATCAGAATGTGTTTGCAGATCTAAAACAGCATATTGCCAGCGAATTTCTTCCTACCGACTGTATGGTCTCCCATGAAGTAGGTGAATCAGAAGCGCCAATGCTTTATTACTACACCGGAATATTACATCAATCACAATATCACTACGAAACACCGCCTAATTGCCGTTGGTTACTCGATCTTTCCAAAGAGGTTAGAGAACCGCCTCCAGGCATGGAAATATTCTGGATCGGTCACCGTCCCGATGAAACAAAAGAGAATTTGGTGCTGTATAAGAAGATCGAACATTAA
- a CDS encoding agmatine deiminase family protein: MYYFPHESQAHTCTWMSFGMSATIWPKHLIASLQQNLADIALAIAEFEPVNLLVTPENYPVAWNLLGSSVNYIEAPLNDIWIRDSGANFVLDKSLGQLVAIDFNFNGWGNKQRHNFDRHVAKIMADYTKSQLIKANINIEGGSIEVNGSGLGIFTESSILNSARNPNCTRQQIEDQLKIYLGLKDIIWLKGIKGYNITDGHIDFYARFINENSIIINLENDTYSFDYRVTKENQDSLIAMNKIKDITILNTPQNVRVNRQHYPEFAASYVNYYLCQQAVIMPEFGDQKADKAAVEILTDCFPNRKIVTVNIDTIAIGGGGIHCVTQQQPKTAM, from the coding sequence ATGTATTACTTTCCGCACGAATCGCAGGCACATACTTGCACCTGGATGTCATTTGGTATGTCTGCAACCATTTGGCCAAAACACTTAATTGCCAGCCTACAGCAGAATTTAGCCGATATTGCCTTAGCAATTGCTGAATTTGAACCGGTTAATTTATTGGTTACGCCTGAAAATTATCCCGTTGCATGGAATTTACTCGGCAGTTCGGTGAACTATATTGAAGCACCACTTAATGATATCTGGATCAGGGATAGCGGCGCTAATTTTGTGCTGGATAAAAGTTTAGGGCAACTGGTGGCTATCGATTTTAATTTTAATGGTTGGGGCAACAAACAGCGGCATAATTTTGACCGTCATGTAGCCAAAATTATGGCGGACTACACAAAAAGCCAACTAATTAAAGCAAATATTAACATTGAAGGTGGCAGTATTGAAGTTAATGGTTCGGGATTAGGGATATTTACCGAAAGCTCGATCTTAAATAGTGCTCGTAATCCTAATTGCACACGCCAGCAAATAGAAGATCAGTTAAAAATCTATTTAGGATTGAAGGATATTATCTGGTTAAAAGGTATTAAAGGTTATAATATTACCGATGGCCATATCGATTTTTATGCCCGTTTTATTAATGAAAACAGTATTATTATTAACTTGGAAAATGATACTTATTCTTTTGATTATCGTGTTACCAAAGAGAATCAAGACAGCTTAATAGCGATGAATAAAATTAAAGATATAACTATATTAAATACGCCGCAAAATGTCAGAGTTAACCGTCAGCACTATCCTGAATTTGCTGCCAGTTATGTTAATTATTATCTCTGTCAACAGGCAGTGATAATGCCAGAATTTGGTGATCAAAAGGCAGATAAAGCCGCTGTAGAAATATTAACGGACTGTTTTCCCAACCGTAAAATTGTCACTGTTAATATTGATACTATCGCTATTGGCGGGGGTGGTATTCATTGTGTAACTCAACAACAACCGAAAACCGCTATGTGA
- a CDS encoding TetR/AcrR family transcriptional regulator, which translates to MADQTEKQRAKKKQIITAAIHCFVEKGFHATSTAEICKAAGMSPGNLFHYYPTKNSIIEAIALQDQADFATLLQIEQANSSAIETVITMMTRLLQLYNEPTYARLSLEIIAEASRNPVINSTFIENEKIVRQQLVDVLKHGVSNGEIDPKLSIENTASWLMTIADGAIGRDLMEPEFDLANRLESFIYMIKKILIPIK; encoded by the coding sequence ATGGCTGACCAAACGGAAAAACAACGCGCTAAGAAAAAACAGATCATTACCGCCGCCATTCACTGTTTTGTTGAAAAAGGGTTTCATGCCACTTCAACGGCGGAAATATGTAAAGCCGCTGGCATGAGTCCCGGAAATTTATTCCATTACTATCCAACTAAAAATTCCATTATTGAAGCCATTGCTTTACAAGATCAGGCCGATTTTGCCACGCTACTACAGATAGAACAGGCCAATAGTTCGGCCATTGAAACTGTTATTACTATGATGACCAGGCTATTACAACTTTATAATGAGCCAACCTATGCTCGCTTAAGTCTGGAAATTATTGCCGAAGCCAGTAGAAACCCGGTAATTAACAGCACTTTTATTGAAAATGAAAAAATTGTCAGACAACAACTGGTTGATGTCCTAAAGCATGGCGTCAGTAATGGCGAAATTGATCCAAAATTATCGATTGAAAATACTGCTTCCTGGTTAATGACCATCGCTGACGGCGCAATCGGACGTGATCTTATGGAGCCAGAGTTTGATTTGGCCAATCGTTTAGAGTCATTTATCTATATGATCAAGAAGATATTGATACCAATTAAGTAG
- a CDS encoding retron Se72 family effector protein — MSDETVAREFGVIHTYDPFKGFGFIRRTKGKDVFFFYDQLPKGGTELSEGDLVSFGVEKKPKGPRAINIQKVGHIAS; from the coding sequence TTGAGTGATGAAACGGTTGCTCGTGAGTTTGGAGTTATACATACTTACGATCCTTTTAAAGGTTTTGGCTTCATCAGAAGGACTAAAGGTAAAGATGTATTTTTCTTTTATGATCAATTGCCAAAAGGGGGAACAGAACTTTCGGAAGGAGATCTCGTCAGTTTCGGTGTTGAAAAAAAACCAAAAGGTCCTAGAGCTATTAATATACAAAAAGTGGGACATATTGCTTCTTGA
- a CDS encoding reverse transcriptase family protein, whose protein sequence is MDKPYYPFNAIASIEALARTLGIHPKLLCSIADKVESSYSTYDLANKNRTVFEPKYELKKIQKRINSRIFEKVEYPLYLQGGIKSEVKRDYVENAKIHSHAETLISLDIKKFYTNIKADKVFSVFKYFFKFPDDVSTILTTLTTYRGRVPQGGCTSSYLANLVFFNSEYSLVSAFRGKDVKYSRLLDDVTLSSEKNLDSIKCTNLIKNVVAMFRSYELRLNTKKTKIEYRGKANKGFEVTGLWVEHKKPKVRRKEQRYIRQLVYNCELQYNDRKTNSEYHELWNKTSGKVAKLVRLDHSQAKNLRERLRLVLPQYDNNTAYKLKKLTNKSLQVPKEHHQKIGRIRDYNRLIFKLGILKRSHPALAKVLIKKMKSHYLNVPTNKEYWLE, encoded by the coding sequence ATGGATAAGCCTTATTACCCTTTTAATGCTATTGCTTCTATTGAAGCTCTTGCCAGAACATTAGGTATACACCCTAAATTACTGTGTTCTATTGCCGATAAGGTAGAATCATCTTATTCTACTTATGATTTAGCTAATAAAAATAGAACAGTATTTGAACCTAAGTATGAACTTAAAAAAATACAGAAACGAATTAACTCAAGAATTTTCGAAAAAGTTGAATATCCTTTATATTTACAAGGTGGAATAAAATCCGAAGTTAAACGGGATTATGTTGAGAACGCTAAGATACACTCTCATGCGGAAACATTAATTAGCCTCGATATTAAAAAATTTTATACAAATATAAAAGCTGATAAAGTATTTTCTGTATTTAAATATTTTTTTAAATTTCCAGACGATGTTTCTACTATTTTAACAACATTAACAACTTATAGGGGACGTGTTCCACAAGGTGGATGTACTTCTAGCTATCTCGCAAATTTAGTATTTTTTAATTCAGAATACAGCCTTGTTTCAGCCTTTAGGGGTAAGGATGTTAAATATTCAAGATTGCTTGATGACGTGACCCTTTCTTCTGAAAAAAATTTAGATAGTATTAAGTGTACTAATTTAATTAAAAATGTTGTGGCAATGTTTAGATCCTACGAATTGAGATTAAATACAAAAAAAACAAAAATTGAATATAGAGGAAAGGCAAATAAAGGTTTTGAAGTTACTGGATTATGGGTTGAGCATAAAAAACCGAAAGTAAGGAGAAAAGAGCAGCGTTATATTAGGCAGTTAGTATATAATTGTGAGCTGCAGTATAATGACAGGAAAACTAATTCAGAATATCATGAGCTTTGGAATAAAACTTCAGGGAAGGTGGCTAAATTGGTGAGGTTAGATCACTCTCAAGCCAAAAATTTAAGAGAACGGCTTAGATTAGTATTGCCCCAATACGATAATAATACAGCTTATAAATTGAAAAAATTAACAAATAAATCACTGCAAGTACCCAAAGAGCACCATCAAAAAATTGGTCGAATAAGAGATTATAATAGACTGATATTTAAGTTGGGTATTTTAAAGCGCTCTCACCCCGCTTTAGCAAAAGTACTAATTAAAAAAATGAAATCTCATTATTTAAATGTACCGACCAATAAGGAGTATTGGCTTGAGTGA